A stretch of the Bacillus sp. B-jedd genome encodes the following:
- a CDS encoding peptide MFS transporter, whose protein sequence is MSNYNRQKIVDSVPQTGFFGHPKGLFTLFFTEFWERFSYYGMRAILVYYMYYEVSKGGLGLDQKTALAIMSIYGSLVYMSGIIGGWLADRVFGTAKAVFFGGILIMFGHIALAIPGNVTFFFVSMVLIVIGTGLLKPNVSSVVGEIYSETDARRDSGFSIFYMGINLGAFISPLIVGSVMKTSFHLGFGIAAVGMFFGLLLFVLTKKKNLGLAGTHIANPLSPAEKKKTAIIFGVAILIIGGLVAVAIPAGLLTFQSFITLVGILGILIPTSYFIVMYRSPQTTDTERSRLIAYIPLFIASVMFWAIQEQGSTILANFADKRTQLNFAGIHISPAWFQSLNPLFIITLAPVFAWMWVKLGKRQPSIPQKFSLGLLFAGLSFLVILLPAYFGGADALVNPLWLVLSYLIVVLGELCLSPVGLSATTKLAPAAFSAQTMSLWFLSNAAAQALNALVVKFYSAENEMFYFGIIGGASIVLSIVLFILAPKIEGFMKGIR, encoded by the coding sequence ATGTCAAACTATAATAGGCAGAAAATTGTGGATAGTGTTCCCCAAACAGGTTTCTTTGGCCATCCTAAGGGGCTTTTCACTCTTTTCTTCACAGAGTTTTGGGAGAGGTTCTCATATTATGGAATGAGGGCGATCCTGGTTTATTATATGTACTACGAAGTGTCCAAAGGCGGTCTTGGGCTTGACCAAAAAACCGCTCTTGCTATCATGTCCATTTACGGATCTCTTGTTTATATGTCCGGGATTATTGGCGGCTGGCTCGCCGACCGGGTTTTCGGAACCGCGAAAGCCGTTTTCTTCGGCGGGATATTAATCATGTTCGGGCACATCGCGCTTGCGATTCCCGGAAATGTTACATTTTTCTTTGTTTCGATGGTACTTATTGTTATCGGTACTGGTTTGCTGAAGCCGAACGTTTCGTCCGTGGTTGGTGAAATATACAGCGAAACCGATGCACGCCGTGATTCCGGTTTTAGTATTTTCTATATGGGAATCAACCTGGGTGCATTCATTTCCCCGTTGATTGTCGGTTCTGTCATGAAAACAAGCTTCCACCTCGGATTCGGTATTGCCGCTGTCGGGATGTTCTTCGGGCTTCTGTTGTTCGTTTTGACAAAGAAGAAGAACCTTGGACTTGCCGGCACGCATATCGCAAATCCGCTGTCACCGGCTGAAAAGAAGAAAACGGCAATTATTTTTGGCGTTGCAATTCTGATCATTGGCGGTCTAGTTGCGGTTGCAATCCCAGCCGGGTTGCTTACATTCCAAAGCTTCATTACGTTGGTTGGAATTCTCGGGATCCTGATTCCGACTTCCTATTTCATCGTCATGTACCGCAGCCCTCAAACAACGGATACTGAACGGTCACGCCTGATTGCTTACATTCCGCTGTTCATCGCTTCTGTCATGTTCTGGGCAATTCAAGAGCAGGGCTCAACCATTCTTGCGAACTTTGCGGATAAACGGACACAATTGAATTTTGCCGGCATCCATATCTCGCCAGCCTGGTTCCAGTCGTTGAACCCATTATTCATTATTACTCTGGCACCGGTTTTCGCCTGGATGTGGGTGAAGCTAGGGAAGCGCCAGCCGAGCATTCCACAGAAGTTCTCACTCGGATTGCTGTTCGCCGGTTTGTCCTTCTTGGTCATCCTGCTGCCTGCATACTTCGGCGGAGCGGATGCGCTTGTTAATCCGCTTTGGCTTGTCCTTAGTTACCTGATTGTTGTTCTTGGTGAACTGTGCCTGTCGCCGGTAGGTCTTTCAGCAACGACTAAGCTTGCCCCTGCGGCATTCTCCGCCCAGACGATGAGCCTCTGGTTCCTGTCCAACGCGGCTGCCCAGGCATTAAATGCCCTTGTCGTCAAATTTTACTCCGCAGAGAATGAAATGTTCTACTTCGGAATTATCGGAGGCGCTTCGATTGTTTTGAGTATCGTCCTTTTCATTCTGGCTCCGAAAATTGAAGGATTTATGAAGGGTATTCGATAA
- a CDS encoding OsmC family protein, giving the protein MGQVMNFKVDGIGTGMRVDVTAGKHTIAIDEPESFGGKDSAIDPLSAFLSSLIACENVMAQIIAKEMDFHLKGISFEVTGNLDLAGLMGDPGVKPYFQEVIVRASLETSESEERIAQLQKAVDSRCPVFRTIKDAGIPIENHWIAAEKLQKI; this is encoded by the coding sequence ATGGGACAAGTCATGAACTTTAAAGTCGATGGTATTGGAACTGGTATGCGCGTTGATGTAACAGCAGGAAAACACACGATTGCTATTGACGAGCCTGAATCATTTGGCGGTAAAGACTCCGCCATCGATCCCCTATCCGCTTTTCTTTCCTCGCTTATCGCCTGCGAGAACGTTATGGCACAAATCATCGCAAAAGAAATGGATTTCCATTTAAAGGGCATTTCTTTTGAAGTGACCGGAAACCTTGATTTGGCGGGTTTGATGGGAGACCCTGGGGTAAAACCATATTTTCAGGAAGTCATTGTACGTGCTTCTCTCGAAACTTCCGAATCAGAAGAAAGGATTGCTCAATTGCAAAAAGCCGTCGACAGCCGCTGCCCTGTTTTCAGGACAATCAAAGACGCCGGCATACCAATTGAAAACCATTGGATTGCGGCTGAGAAACTACAGAAAATATAA
- a CDS encoding cobalamin-independent methionine synthase II family protein, whose translation MVLPKFPVTVIGSWPRSDEVKKAMRDKRAGRISEEEFKEVTDQAILNCLKWQEEAGVDIVSDGEQRRDNFISFVADHLDNVRMLTVSELLDYVEDKASFEEILGTLDVPAFSMSNPAATGKITRKKPLALDDFLFLKKHTDKAVKVALPGPYLLTRAMWVEGLSKEAYPTKEDLAEDIIKILREELDDLIAAGVEFVQFDEPVLTELVFTQKNANRTFMCGALTAKADAEEEIEFALGLMNQVTKGMLGKGTRIGIHICRGNWSTQEQVLLRGPYYPLVPYISRVNVDQLILEYATPRAGELDAISEFGNKELGLGIVNPRTEEVENAESIIARVEEARKYMPDEKIFLNPDCGFGTFAQRPMNSDDIAFRKLTVMVEAARRLRENANTTK comes from the coding sequence ATGGTTTTGCCAAAGTTTCCGGTCACTGTCATAGGCAGCTGGCCAAGATCCGACGAGGTAAAAAAGGCGATGCGCGATAAACGGGCCGGAAGAATCTCCGAAGAAGAATTCAAGGAAGTAACAGACCAGGCTATCCTTAACTGCCTGAAATGGCAGGAAGAAGCCGGAGTGGATATCGTATCGGACGGTGAGCAGCGCCGCGACAATTTCATCTCGTTTGTCGCTGATCATCTGGACAATGTCAGAATGCTAACAGTGTCTGAACTGCTTGATTATGTAGAAGATAAAGCCAGTTTCGAAGAAATTCTCGGAACATTGGATGTTCCTGCTTTTTCTATGTCAAACCCAGCCGCTACCGGCAAGATCACTCGGAAGAAACCGCTTGCCCTGGATGATTTTCTTTTTTTGAAAAAGCATACCGATAAAGCCGTAAAGGTTGCCTTGCCAGGCCCATATTTGCTCACAAGGGCAATGTGGGTCGAAGGCCTGTCTAAAGAAGCCTATCCAACTAAGGAGGATTTGGCCGAGGACATCATCAAGATACTGCGTGAAGAGCTTGATGACTTGATTGCGGCTGGGGTGGAGTTTGTCCAATTTGATGAACCTGTTCTGACTGAGCTTGTCTTTACGCAAAAAAATGCCAACCGGACGTTCATGTGCGGTGCTTTGACAGCGAAAGCAGATGCGGAAGAGGAAATCGAATTCGCTCTTGGATTAATGAATCAGGTTACAAAAGGCATGCTTGGGAAAGGGACAAGAATTGGCATTCACATATGCCGCGGCAACTGGAGCACACAGGAACAAGTCCTGCTCCGTGGACCGTATTATCCATTGGTTCCGTATATATCAAGAGTGAATGTTGACCAGCTTATTCTTGAATATGCGACACCGAGGGCGGGTGAATTGGATGCAATCAGTGAGTTTGGCAATAAGGAACTTGGTTTAGGTATTGTAAATCCACGAACTGAAGAGGTTGAAAACGCCGAATCGATCATAGCGCGTGTTGAAGAAGCAAGAAAGTACATGCCGGATGAAAAAATCTTTTTGAACCCGGACTGCGGGTTTGGCACATTCGCCCAGCGGCCGATGAATAGTGACGATATCGCTTTTAGAAAATTGACCGTAATGGTGGAAGCAGCCCGCAGGCTTCGAGAAAATGCTAATACAACCAAATAA
- a CDS encoding sulfurtransferase TusA family protein — protein sequence MVNPHAVCDGGDLDCGSGLLLIIKKAIDPLAAGEILEVRSRERTVADDLPAWCRMVDHIFLGSQPGDNTSRYFIQKGTSQENLKADLQAAKGYKWSVRARGEKDLSAKVFTRNHTFMAGQPADFSPKVNAPSAVDFLLASLASCLAVGFKAQASRRNLVIDNLELSLKGGLDNVLYHMEIEDDGSPKLGSITGTFYLSSPEEEVVLKEVWDNTLKRSPVYQTLKQSVDIEINLSIVF from the coding sequence ATGGTAAACCCACATGCAGTGTGTGACGGCGGCGACCTTGATTGCGGTTCGGGTCTCCTGCTAATCATTAAGAAAGCCATCGACCCGCTTGCCGCTGGAGAAATTCTCGAGGTGAGAAGCAGAGAAAGAACAGTCGCCGATGATCTCCCAGCTTGGTGCCGGATGGTGGACCATATTTTTCTCGGCTCACAACCTGGTGACAACACAAGCCGTTATTTTATTCAAAAGGGAACTTCCCAAGAGAATCTAAAAGCCGATTTGCAAGCAGCTAAAGGATATAAATGGAGTGTCCGTGCAAGGGGCGAAAAAGATCTCTCTGCGAAGGTCTTTACGAGGAACCATACATTCATGGCAGGCCAGCCTGCTGACTTCAGCCCGAAAGTAAATGCGCCTAGCGCGGTTGATTTTCTCCTCGCCTCCCTTGCATCATGCCTTGCTGTCGGCTTTAAAGCCCAAGCATCACGGAGGAATCTTGTAATTGATAATCTAGAACTATCCTTAAAAGGCGGGCTCGATAATGTCCTTTACCATATGGAAATTGAAGATGATGGCAGTCCGAAACTTGGCTCCATCACTGGGACTTTTTATCTTTCCTCGCCTGAGGAAGAGGTAGTTCTGAAAGAAGTATGGGACAATACCCTGAAACGTTCGCCAGTTTACCAAACCTTGAAACAGTCAGTTGATATTGAAATTAACCTGAGTATCGTATTTTAA
- a CDS encoding DsrE family protein, which translates to MAGKFLVSLTCAKNDPDKATVGFVVANAAVASGQESVVFLNVEGAYLASKGYADDINEEGFAPLKQLMENFIEAGGTLWVCSPCFKKRNLSEENLVDGAIIVGGAKLVEFLSLGAASITY; encoded by the coding sequence ATGGCAGGAAAATTTCTAGTAAGTTTGACATGTGCAAAAAATGATCCGGATAAGGCTACGGTTGGTTTCGTCGTCGCAAATGCCGCTGTAGCATCCGGACAGGAATCAGTCGTATTCCTGAATGTTGAAGGAGCCTATCTTGCATCCAAAGGGTACGCGGATGATATTAATGAAGAAGGGTTTGCTCCTTTAAAGCAGCTGATGGAAAATTTCATAGAGGCCGGGGGCACGCTTTGGGTATGCAGCCCATGTTTTAAGAAAAGAAATCTAAGTGAAGAAAATCTGGTTGATGGCGCAATCATTGTAGGCGGAGCAAAGCTTGTTGAGTTCCTAAGCCTTGGCGCGGCTTCCATTACTTATTAA
- a CDS encoding sulfurtransferase TusA family protein → MESEFKPDLSYDAGPTGCGELIMNLFLTMRKMKSGQIIEVISYDPGAREDLPAWCRLQKHRLLGRRDDGKISYYFIKKS, encoded by the coding sequence ATGGAAAGCGAATTTAAGCCCGATTTATCATATGACGCGGGACCCACAGGATGTGGCGAACTGATTATGAACCTGTTTTTAACGATGAGAAAAATGAAAAGCGGGCAGATCATTGAAGTTATTTCCTACGATCCCGGAGCGAGGGAGGATCTTCCCGCGTGGTGCCGCTTGCAGAAGCATCGCCTCCTTGGCCGGCGTGATGATGGCAAAATAAGCTACTACTTTATTAAAAAATCGTAA
- a CDS encoding L,D-transpeptidase family protein, with protein sequence MKKIFICLLLFVSMVLFEAPAMAASGEFIIINKSTNQLAYYDNSKLVKVFRVGTGRKASYTPEGKFKIVNKIVNRPYYKDKIPGGSPKNPLGNRWLGLNANGTWGTTYAIHGNSNPKSIGGYVSGGCIRMYNDEVQWLYSQVEVNTPVIITSSKKSFNAIASANGYKVTGSAVPAAGIPSSSVVLKKGSKGPAVKELQRALTSKGYSTNGIDGVFGPGTEAAVKRFQKAKKLQADGVVGPATKKALGIR encoded by the coding sequence GTGAAGAAGATATTCATTTGCTTGTTGCTGTTTGTTTCCATGGTACTGTTTGAAGCGCCAGCCATGGCGGCCAGCGGGGAATTCATAATTATTAATAAGTCGACGAATCAGCTGGCTTACTATGATAACAGCAAGTTAGTGAAAGTTTTTAGGGTAGGGACAGGACGGAAGGCCTCCTATACACCGGAGGGCAAATTCAAAATTGTTAATAAAATTGTCAACCGCCCTTATTACAAAGATAAGATTCCAGGAGGCAGCCCGAAAAATCCGCTCGGCAACAGGTGGCTTGGCCTGAATGCCAATGGAACATGGGGAACCACTTATGCAATCCACGGTAACAGCAACCCGAAATCGATTGGCGGGTATGTGAGCGGCGGATGCATTCGGATGTATAATGATGAAGTCCAGTGGCTGTATTCCCAGGTCGAGGTCAATACGCCAGTTATTATCACTTCCTCAAAAAAATCATTCAATGCGATAGCTTCGGCTAATGGATATAAGGTAACAGGGTCGGCTGTGCCGGCTGCAGGCATACCGTCTTCCTCAGTTGTTCTGAAAAAAGGAAGCAAGGGGCCAGCGGTCAAGGAGCTCCAACGCGCCCTTACGAGCAAGGGATACAGCACGAATGGCATTGACGGTGTTTTCGGGCCTGGCACCGAAGCAGCCGTAAAACGGTTCCAGAAAGCGAAAAAGCTCCAAGCTGACGGAGTAGTCGGTCCTGCAACTAAAAAGGCGCTAGGAATAAGGTGA
- the ribE gene encoding riboflavin synthase, giving the protein MFTGIIEEIGTISAIASTSNSIVLSVEAHKVLEDVHLGDSISVNGVCLTVTSFKQKRFTVDVMPETVKATNLRDLKKGSKVNLERAMAAGGRFGGHFVSGHIDGTGTITGKERLGNAVYYEIEAGGDLLQFIILKGSIAVDGTSLTVFEVTDRSFKISLIPHTLSETILSIKGAGDTVNIECDMLGKYVHQFLNPGPVKKTGTASSISLQFLKDKGFM; this is encoded by the coding sequence ATGTTTACTGGGATTATTGAAGAAATCGGAACTATCTCTGCCATTGCCTCGACAAGCAATTCAATTGTTCTGTCAGTTGAAGCGCATAAAGTTTTGGAGGATGTCCACCTTGGCGACAGTATTTCTGTGAATGGTGTCTGCCTTACTGTCACTTCTTTCAAGCAAAAACGCTTTACTGTCGATGTCATGCCGGAAACAGTAAAGGCGACGAATCTGAGGGATTTGAAGAAGGGATCAAAAGTTAACCTCGAAAGGGCGATGGCGGCAGGCGGGAGATTCGGCGGCCATTTTGTCAGCGGCCATATCGATGGGACCGGCACCATTACTGGAAAAGAGCGGCTGGGCAATGCAGTTTATTATGAAATTGAAGCTGGAGGAGACCTGCTTCAATTCATTATATTGAAAGGCTCTATTGCCGTTGATGGGACAAGCTTGACGGTATTTGAGGTGACTGATCGGTCATTTAAAATCTCCCTCATCCCCCATACTCTTTCAGAAACGATACTTTCAATAAAAGGGGCAGGGGATACTGTCAATATTGAGTGTGACATGCTTGGGAAATATGTTCACCAATTCTTGAATCCTGGACCGGTAAAGAAGACAGGGACAGCCTCATCGATTTCGCTTCAATTTTTAAAAGATAAAGGATTCATGTAA
- the ribH gene encoding 6,7-dimethyl-8-ribityllumazine synthase — MSNIFEGNLVGSGLKIGIVAGRFNEFITDKLVGGAMDALKRHGVEMEQVDIAWVPGAFEIPLIAQKLAKSNKYDAVITLGAVIRGSTPHFDYVCNEAAKGVANTALSTGVPVIFGVLTVDSIEQAIERAGTKAGNKGWEAAAAAIEMANLIRDIDV, encoded by the coding sequence ATGAGTAATATTTTTGAAGGAAATCTGGTAGGATCCGGATTAAAGATCGGCATTGTGGCTGGAAGGTTTAATGAATTTATTACGGATAAATTAGTCGGAGGGGCAATGGATGCTCTAAAGCGCCATGGCGTTGAGATGGAACAGGTTGATATAGCCTGGGTCCCCGGGGCATTTGAAATTCCATTGATTGCACAAAAATTGGCGAAATCAAATAAATACGATGCCGTTATCACTCTTGGGGCTGTCATCCGCGGTTCTACTCCCCATTTCGATTACGTCTGCAATGAAGCGGCCAAGGGCGTAGCCAACACTGCCCTTTCGACAGGAGTGCCTGTCATATTTGGCGTCTTAACAGTTGACTCGATTGAACAGGCGATTGAACGCGCAGGCACAAAGGCAGGAAATAAAGGTTGGGAAGCCGCGGCTGCTGCGATTGAAATGGCGAACCTCATCCGCGATATCGATGTCTGA
- a CDS encoding GTP cyclohydrolase II, with translation MSELKLDSKVLSILEDKIQLIRTGESALYLVGPIRLPVNLFGETVVFQWYCWMNCDEVTKDFQKIIDKLSSANLAEYQQSSVLVYGDFQYGDEAIIRMHSICHTGDIFGSKRCDCGYQLKHSMKMIVEHGTGALFYLANHEGRGIGLFSKAMAYILQENGFDTVEANEGLGFVDDSRNYDDAISVLKALRSKPVILMTNNPRKLEALKNSGLPVSARLPLWGDVSEYNERYLETKIIRSGHLREEGTCPND, from the coding sequence ATGAGTGAACTAAAATTGGATTCAAAAGTGCTATCCATTTTGGAGGACAAAATCCAGCTGATTCGTACCGGTGAAAGTGCACTTTATTTGGTGGGGCCAATTCGCCTTCCTGTGAACCTTTTCGGAGAAACAGTCGTGTTCCAATGGTATTGCTGGATGAATTGTGATGAGGTTACTAAAGATTTTCAAAAGATCATCGATAAGTTATCATCTGCCAATCTTGCTGAATACCAGCAATCAAGTGTATTAGTGTATGGTGACTTTCAATATGGCGATGAAGCGATCATCAGGATGCATTCCATTTGCCACACGGGAGATATATTTGGAAGTAAACGCTGTGACTGCGGTTACCAATTAAAACACTCGATGAAGATGATTGTTGAGCACGGCACTGGCGCGCTTTTCTATCTGGCCAATCACGAGGGAAGGGGAATTGGACTATTCAGCAAGGCGATGGCTTATATTCTTCAGGAGAATGGCTTTGATACAGTGGAAGCGAATGAAGGACTTGGGTTTGTTGATGATTCACGTAATTATGATGACGCGATTTCTGTTTTGAAAGCCCTAAGGTCAAAGCCCGTCATCCTCATGACAAACAATCCAAGGAAACTAGAAGCATTGAAAAATTCAGGCCTTCCTGTTTCGGCCAGACTACCGCTGTGGGGGGATGTTTCCGAATATAATGAAAGATATCTTGAAACGAAAATCATTCGTTCAGGGCATCTCAGGGAAGAAGGGACATGCCCGAATGACTGA
- the ribD gene encoding bifunctional diaminohydroxyphosphoribosylaminopyrimidine deaminase/5-amino-6-(5-phosphoribosylamino)uracil reductase RibD encodes MTDHGFYMNLALQNAKAQKGQTDPNPLVGAVIVNEGRIVGIGAHLKAGEPHAEIHALSMAGEYARGGTIYVTLEPCSHHGRTGPCAEAIVRAGIKNVVIATLDPNPLVSGNGVRILENAGINVQIGVCEEESRKMNEVFNKFIVTKRPFVTMKAGASLDGKIATRTMESKWITSEESRRDVHLLRHEHMAILVGINTVIKDNPELTARIPNGRNPIRIILDSRLRTPLDSKVVTDGLAKTWIFTSNSAPLEKVNLLETMGVEVFRTKGENEVDPEDVLDTLAKRLVSSLLLEGGGTVHASFLEKGLVDKVVLYFAPKLIGGKGAPTFLEGNGAETMRDVITLSDTDIVKIGNDFRFTGYLAKE; translated from the coding sequence ATGACTGACCATGGGTTTTACATGAATTTGGCTCTGCAAAATGCTAAGGCTCAAAAAGGCCAAACCGACCCGAATCCGCTTGTTGGGGCGGTTATTGTAAATGAAGGAAGAATTGTTGGCATTGGAGCCCATCTAAAAGCCGGTGAGCCGCATGCGGAAATTCATGCCCTAAGCATGGCCGGTGAATATGCCAGGGGCGGAACAATCTATGTGACGCTGGAGCCCTGCTCCCACCATGGAAGGACTGGCCCTTGTGCCGAGGCAATCGTCCGGGCCGGGATAAAAAATGTCGTGATTGCGACGCTTGACCCAAATCCGCTTGTCTCAGGAAATGGCGTTAGAATCCTTGAAAATGCGGGAATCAATGTACAAATTGGGGTCTGTGAGGAAGAATCACGAAAAATGAATGAAGTTTTCAATAAGTTCATCGTGACTAAAAGGCCGTTTGTCACAATGAAGGCAGGCGCATCGCTTGACGGGAAAATCGCCACCCGCACAATGGAAAGTAAGTGGATAACGTCTGAAGAGTCACGGCGGGATGTCCATCTCCTGCGACATGAACATATGGCTATCCTTGTTGGAATCAACACAGTAATCAAAGATAATCCGGAACTAACAGCCCGTATTCCGAATGGGCGCAATCCGATCAGGATTATTCTTGATTCCAGGCTAAGAACTCCTCTTGATTCAAAAGTAGTGACAGATGGTTTGGCGAAGACATGGATATTTACGAGCAATTCCGCTCCCTTGGAAAAGGTGAATTTACTTGAAACGATGGGGGTCGAAGTCTTTCGCACAAAAGGGGAAAATGAAGTTGACCCGGAAGACGTCCTAGACACCCTTGCGAAAAGACTCGTTTCCTCTCTGTTGCTAGAAGGGGGAGGAACCGTCCATGCGAGTTTCCTTGAAAAAGGCCTTGTCGATAAAGTGGTCCTTTATTTTGCCCCAAAGCTGATAGGAGGCAAGGGAGCTCCTACCTTTCTGGAGGGAAACGGAGCAGAAACGATGCGAGATGTCATCACCCTTTCTGACACAGACATAGTTAAAATAGGAAATGATTTCAGATTTACGGGTTATCTTGCAAAAGAATAA
- a CDS encoding ABC transporter ATP-binding protein → MELLKVSSLKKTFKDFEAVKEVSFSVKKGESFGLLGPNGAGKSTTINMLTGLFPPTSGSIEIAGIDIVKESKKAQGLIGIVPQEIALYQEMSARENLLFWGRMYGLSGSVLEKRVAETLDLIGLADRAKGKVETFSGGMKRRVNIGAAILHNPELLIMDEPTVGIDPQSRTHILETVKRLNQEGMTVIYTSHYMEEVEFLCERIGIMDHGKLIALGTIPELRDTIGDRSRMVFSIAEGFTSAETLGSLIPVEDISYSGTQLTVFHREPQSVLSGLVQKMTEAGAQISGVEIIEPNLESVFLHLTGRNLRD, encoded by the coding sequence ATGGAACTATTAAAAGTGTCTTCGCTGAAAAAGACATTCAAGGATTTCGAGGCTGTGAAAGAGGTGTCCTTTAGCGTAAAGAAAGGGGAATCTTTCGGGCTTCTAGGCCCAAACGGGGCGGGAAAGTCGACGACCATCAATATGCTCACCGGCCTTTTTCCACCCACGTCCGGCTCAATCGAGATAGCCGGAATTGATATCGTGAAGGAATCTAAAAAGGCGCAGGGTCTGATTGGAATCGTTCCTCAGGAAATCGCTCTTTACCAGGAAATGAGCGCGCGGGAGAATTTACTTTTCTGGGGAAGAATGTATGGGCTATCTGGAAGCGTACTTGAAAAACGCGTGGCGGAAACACTTGATTTAATTGGATTGGCGGACAGGGCAAAGGGAAAGGTGGAGACGTTTTCGGGCGGTATGAAGCGGCGGGTCAATATAGGTGCGGCGATTTTGCATAATCCTGAATTGCTAATCATGGATGAGCCAACTGTCGGCATCGACCCTCAATCACGGACACATATACTTGAAACGGTCAAAAGGTTGAACCAAGAGGGAATGACCGTCATTTACACAAGCCATTACATGGAGGAGGTCGAGTTTTTGTGCGAGCGGATTGGCATCATGGATCATGGGAAGCTGATCGCCCTTGGGACTATCCCAGAGCTAAGGGATACAATCGGGGACAGGTCAAGGATGGTTTTTTCCATAGCTGAAGGTTTCACGTCAGCCGAAACACTCGGCAGTTTGATTCCTGTAGAGGACATCAGCTATTCAGGGACACAATTGACTGTATTCCATCGGGAACCTCAATCCGTTCTAAGCGGTCTGGTCCAAAAAATGACCGAAGCCGGCGCGCAAATTTCCGGAGTTGAAATTATTGAACCTAATTTGGAAAGTGTATTCTTGCACTTAACAGGAAGAAATCTGCGCGACTAG
- a CDS encoding ABC transporter permease gives MSFLWLALKDTLLIAKDRKALLTLILMPMLLIAILGSAFGTLMGDGEVKIDKFTLGIVNKDKGELGDTIVQEVFAKGLTEMVDVKEMSEGELYKMLREQKLPVGLIIHEDFSTSVMAGSETSVKLISIPSAALQSMITENVVQQFSREAAVRMEGTKLAVAAAVANGAQIPANPGTDQVLSGDAPFELVKEKAAGKEEVTVSSFQYYAAGMGVMFLLMTVTIGVSAMIEEKEQEVFKRLLVSKLTHYEYLGGKFLGILLLSSLQMLAIIVGTRFLFSVDWGSSIPGVVVIGLSFVFSASALGVMAGAFMKTGKAFSTAGMLGTQIMAAVGGSMVPLYVFPDWVNNLVKVFPNALALQSFLELMSGGSVRDVLPGAVGLLALGAVFLAIGLSRLAVERRTMYA, from the coding sequence ATGAGTTTTTTATGGCTGGCCCTTAAGGACACCCTGTTGATCGCAAAGGACAGAAAAGCCTTGCTTACCCTCATTTTGATGCCTATGCTGCTGATTGCGATATTAGGCTCGGCGTTTGGCACATTGATGGGTGATGGTGAAGTCAAGATAGACAAATTTACGCTCGGAATCGTCAACAAGGATAAAGGTGAGCTTGGAGATACGATAGTTCAGGAAGTTTTTGCAAAAGGGCTCACTGAAATGGTCGATGTGAAAGAAATGAGTGAAGGTGAGCTTTACAAGATGCTGCGCGAACAGAAGCTGCCAGTCGGCCTAATTATTCATGAGGATTTCTCAACCAGTGTCATGGCAGGAAGCGAAACATCGGTGAAGCTGATTTCAATTCCTTCGGCCGCGTTGCAGTCCATGATCACTGAAAACGTCGTCCAGCAATTTTCGAGGGAAGCAGCGGTCCGGATGGAAGGAACGAAATTAGCGGTTGCCGCGGCGGTAGCAAATGGTGCCCAGATTCCGGCCAATCCGGGAACCGATCAAGTGCTGTCAGGAGACGCGCCGTTTGAACTGGTAAAGGAAAAAGCGGCGGGTAAAGAGGAAGTAACTGTCAGCTCGTTCCAGTATTATGCGGCCGGTATGGGTGTCATGTTCCTGCTGATGACGGTCACGATAGGAGTCAGTGCAATGATAGAAGAAAAGGAGCAGGAGGTTTTTAAGCGCCTGCTTGTTTCAAAATTAACACACTATGAATATCTGGGCGGGAAATTTTTAGGCATCCTATTATTGTCCTCGCTGCAAATGCTCGCCATTATTGTCGGAACACGTTTTCTATTTTCAGTCGATTGGGGCAGTTCGATTCCAGGGGTGGTCGTGATTGGCCTTTCCTTTGTGTTCAGCGCCAGCGCGCTTGGGGTTATGGCTGGTGCGTTCATGAAAACAGGGAAGGCGTTCAGTACAGCGGGTATGCTCGGAACGCAAATCATGGCAGCGGTCGGAGGGAGTATGGTTCCGCTGTATGTTTTCCCTGATTGGGTCAACAATCTCGTAAAAGTGTTTCCTAACGCTCTTGCCCTGCAGTCATTCCTTGAGTTAATGTCTGGCGGCAGCGTCAGGGACGTTCTGCCCGGAGCGGTTGGGCTTTTAGCACTTGGTGCCGTTTTTCTGGCCATCGGCCTGAGCCGCCTCGCTGTCGAGAGGAGGACTATGTATGCATAA